A stretch of the Bacillus sp. FJAT-18017 genome encodes the following:
- a CDS encoding dicarboxylate/amino acid:cation symporter yields the protein MKLTSKIIIALVLGAITGLVFNIFAPGAFETLNTFIFTPVGRIFISLISMLVVPIVLFSIILGVAGLGDPKKLGWMGLKTVTYFLATTAIAILIGFAFALVIKPGEMGNFDTENASFEADKAPPVSETLLGIIPTNPFDALTSGNMLQIIVFAIFIGYALTALGEKTKAVRQFIEQGNEIMMFLVGIVMKFAPYGTFGLIASAIGSQGLDAIGAMSVYMIVVLLGLFTHAIITYGSSVYFLGGMNPIKFFKGFAPAMGVAFSTASSNATLPISMETAQKNLKVPEPISSFVQPLGATINMDGTAIMQGVATIFIAQVYGVDLTVPQLATVVLTAVLASIGTAGVPGVGLIMLAMVLQSVNLPVEGIGLILGIDRLLDMVRTAVNITGDAACAVVVSESENRRLEKKSGHSQAIAAEK from the coding sequence TTGAAGCTGACGTCAAAAATTATAATCGCACTCGTTCTAGGAGCGATCACGGGTTTAGTTTTCAATATATTTGCTCCTGGGGCGTTTGAAACACTAAATACATTCATTTTCACGCCAGTTGGCAGGATCTTTATTAGTTTAATAAGTATGCTTGTCGTGCCGATTGTACTATTCTCCATCATTCTCGGTGTTGCTGGGCTGGGTGACCCGAAAAAACTGGGGTGGATGGGACTTAAAACTGTTACATATTTTCTTGCAACAACCGCAATTGCCATACTTATTGGTTTTGCTTTTGCTCTAGTAATTAAGCCTGGGGAAATGGGGAATTTCGATACTGAAAATGCCAGTTTTGAGGCTGATAAGGCCCCTCCAGTCAGCGAGACTCTCCTGGGCATCATTCCAACTAACCCATTTGATGCGCTAACGAGCGGGAATATGCTTCAAATTATTGTTTTTGCCATTTTTATTGGGTATGCTTTGACAGCTTTAGGCGAAAAAACAAAGGCAGTTCGCCAATTTATTGAACAGGGAAATGAAATTATGATGTTCCTTGTCGGTATTGTTATGAAATTTGCTCCCTATGGGACATTTGGGTTAATTGCATCCGCGATTGGCAGCCAGGGCCTGGATGCAATCGGTGCAATGAGTGTCTATATGATTGTAGTTTTGCTTGGCCTTTTTACTCACGCCATTATTACCTATGGTAGCTCCGTCTACTTTTTGGGCGGAATGAATCCCATTAAGTTTTTCAAAGGCTTTGCACCTGCAATGGGTGTAGCATTCAGTACTGCAAGCAGCAATGCCACTCTGCCTATTTCAATGGAAACCGCCCAAAAGAACCTGAAGGTACCTGAGCCGATATCAAGCTTTGTCCAGCCGCTGGGTGCAACTATCAATATGGATGGAACCGCTATTATGCAAGGGGTCGCAACAATCTTCATTGCTCAGGTTTATGGGGTTGACTTAACAGTACCTCAACTTGCAACTGTGGTATTGACAGCTGTGCTTGCGAGTATTGGAACAGCAGGTGTTCCCGGAGTGGGGCTTATTATGCTTGCAATGGTTCTTCAATCAGTCAATCTGCCAGTTGAAGGAATAGGCCTTATTTTAGGAATTGACAGGCTGCTTGATATGGTGCGGACAGCAGTTAACATTACAGGAGATGCTGCTTGTGCAGTCGTAGTTTCCGAAAGTGAAAATCGCCGCCTTGAAAAAAAGAGTGGGCACTCTCAAGCTATTGCTGCTGAAAAATAA
- a CDS encoding GNAT family N-acetyltransferase has protein sequence MFTLKVDQDIELQLFQLKDCRALFNLVDQNRHHLRQWLPWVDDMASHYQYETIIPMWLKQFAENNGFNAGIRYRGQLVGCIGMHFIDWRNRQTSVGYYLAEQAQGKGIMVRSVQAVLNYAFYDLGLNRVEIRCGEHNLKSRAIPVRLGFALEGKIRDGELLHTGFHDLIVYGILARDWKKLM, from the coding sequence ATGTTTACTTTGAAGGTGGATCAAGATATAGAACTGCAGCTATTCCAATTAAAGGACTGCAGAGCACTATTTAATTTGGTTGACCAAAACAGACATCATTTGCGCCAGTGGCTTCCCTGGGTCGATGATATGGCAAGTCACTATCAATACGAAACCATCATTCCAATGTGGCTTAAGCAATTTGCCGAAAACAACGGCTTCAATGCAGGAATCCGGTACCGGGGCCAACTAGTCGGATGCATTGGTATGCATTTTATAGATTGGCGGAACAGACAAACATCAGTGGGTTACTATCTTGCTGAACAAGCCCAGGGTAAAGGAATTATGGTCCGTTCGGTCCAAGCTGTTTTAAATTATGCATTTTATGATCTTGGCCTAAATCGAGTCGAAATCCGCTGCGGAGAACATAACCTTAAAAGCAGGGCAATCCCGGTACGGCTGGGGTTTGCGTTGGAAGGAAAGATCAGGGATGGCGAACTTCTTCATACTGGATTCCATGATTTAATTGTGTATGGAATTCTTGCACGTGATTGGAAAAAACTCATGTAG
- a CDS encoding MerR family transcriptional regulator, with protein MGELATRAGVSKRTIDYYTSIGLLNAERTHSNYRLYDKSTLADLKYIEECKSMHFPLDEIKRKLEIKKAGRIRESQLEDQAYLVAQQMKQLHDDLSALLPLIQKLDTKKRDIVSRDLNEEGNALLKSLKELTS; from the coding sequence ATTGGTGAACTAGCAACCAGGGCCGGTGTTTCCAAGAGGACCATTGATTATTACACGTCGATTGGACTCCTGAACGCAGAACGGACCCACTCCAACTACCGGCTATATGATAAAAGTACACTTGCCGACTTGAAGTATATTGAGGAATGCAAAAGTATGCATTTTCCGCTTGATGAGATTAAAAGAAAGCTAGAAATCAAGAAAGCCGGAAGAATCCGTGAATCCCAATTGGAAGACCAGGCCTATTTGGTCGCTCAGCAAATGAAACAGCTTCATGACGATTTGTCGGCCCTCTTGCCGCTGATCCAGAAGCTTGATACGAAAAAAAGGGATATCGTATCGAGAGACTTGAATGAGGAAGGGAATGCCCTGCTCAAATCCCTTAAGGAATTAACAAGTTAG
- a CDS encoding hemolysin family protein, translated as MDILNLVLIAILIALTAFFVASEFAIIRVRSSRIDQLIEEGSSSAKAAKRVITNLDEYLSACQLGITVTALGLGWIAEPTMEKLLAPILHWLNVAPGVSEVLTFAVAFGLITFLHVVIGELAPKTLAIQKAEPITLMIARPLIFFYKLMYPFIWALNGSARLTVGLFGMKMASENDLAHTEEELRIILSESYKSGEINQSEFKYVNRIFEFDNRIAKEIMVPRTEIVSLSKDDTLQGILATIKDEKFTRYPVIDGDKDHIIGLINIKEIMTDLIGTGKYTERKIMHYVRPIIRVIDTIPIHDLLLKMQKDRIHMAILMDEYGGTSGLVTVEDILEEIVGDIRDEFDMDEIPMVRKIKDEHYIIDSKVLISEVNDLLGLEINDEDIDTIGGWILTENFDAREGDIIHCDQYSFRILDMEEHHIRYIEAVKMAEAVEPALQKQIPVANPGILS; from the coding sequence TTGGACATATTAAACTTGGTTTTAATAGCCATTTTAATCGCTTTGACAGCCTTTTTTGTCGCATCTGAATTTGCGATTATCAGGGTTAGAAGTTCAAGGATAGACCAGTTGATTGAGGAAGGAAGCAGCAGCGCCAAAGCGGCAAAAAGGGTAATTACCAATTTGGATGAGTATTTGTCCGCATGCCAGCTTGGAATTACAGTTACCGCGCTGGGCCTTGGCTGGATTGCAGAGCCAACAATGGAAAAATTGCTGGCACCGATCCTTCATTGGCTTAATGTCGCTCCAGGTGTTTCCGAGGTATTGACATTTGCGGTCGCGTTTGGCCTAATTACGTTCCTCCATGTTGTTATAGGAGAGTTGGCCCCGAAAACATTGGCTATTCAAAAAGCGGAACCTATTACCTTAATGATCGCAAGGCCGCTAATCTTTTTTTATAAGCTGATGTATCCTTTCATCTGGGCTTTAAATGGCTCCGCTAGACTTACTGTAGGGCTTTTCGGTATGAAAATGGCTTCAGAGAATGACCTGGCCCATACAGAAGAAGAACTTCGTATCATCCTGTCCGAAAGCTATAAAAGTGGTGAAATAAACCAATCAGAGTTTAAGTATGTAAATAGAATTTTTGAATTTGATAACCGGATAGCCAAGGAAATTATGGTGCCTCGAACAGAAATTGTCTCGCTTTCAAAGGATGATACACTTCAGGGCATCCTTGCTACCATTAAGGATGAGAAATTTACCCGCTATCCCGTCATCGACGGTGATAAGGACCATATTATAGGATTAATTAATATTAAAGAAATCATGACTGATTTAATTGGCACAGGTAAATATACTGAAAGAAAAATTATGCATTATGTAAGGCCAATCATCCGTGTCATCGATACAATTCCGATTCATGATTTACTCCTGAAAATGCAGAAGGACCGAATCCATATGGCTATCCTGATGGATGAATATGGCGGTACCTCGGGGCTCGTAACGGTAGAAGATATTTTGGAGGAAATCGTCGGGGACATCCGCGATGAGTTCGATATGGACGAAATCCCTATGGTCCGAAAAATAAAGGACGAACACTATATTATCGACTCCAAGGTCCTTATAAGTGAAGTCAATGATTTGCTTGGCCTTGAAATCAATGATGAAGATATCGATACAATTGGCGGCTGGATTTTGACAGAGAACTTTGATGCCCGGGAAGGCGATATTATTCATTGCGATCAGTACTCTTTCAGGATACTTGATATGGAGGAACATCATATCCGGTATATAGAGGCTGTTAAGATGGCAGAAGCAGTAGAACCTGCTTTACAAAAGCAAATTCCGGTTGCTAACCCCGGAATTCTTTCATAA
- a CDS encoding HesB/YadR/YfhF family protein, with the protein MILSLDEKAFSWFSNEFDIKAPLSIRLYPQYAGLGVKHKGYTLAFSAEAPTNAGYSKRVNGITFYVEENDRWFFEHTNTILSFDETLNEISVKYEENPNILN; encoded by the coding sequence ATGATCTTGTCACTGGATGAAAAAGCATTTTCCTGGTTTTCCAATGAATTTGATATAAAAGCTCCCTTAAGCATACGCCTTTACCCTCAATACGCAGGCCTTGGCGTCAAACATAAGGGCTATACCCTTGCCTTCTCAGCTGAAGCGCCAACAAACGCTGGTTATTCAAAAAGAGTCAATGGGATCACCTTTTATGTTGAAGAAAATGACCGGTGGTTCTTTGAACATACAAATACCATTCTTAGCTTCGATGAAACATTGAACGAAATTAGTGTAAAATACGAAGAAAATCCAAATATACTGAACTAA
- the atpB gene encoding F0F1 ATP synthase subunit A, with amino-acid sequence MPKGLQNFMEWTIEFVQGIMSNSIGASKNLFILSTGVSLLLFLIISNSMGIPFSIVTGEEQQVVWWKSPTADAHVTMTLAIMIMAYTHFIDIRMHGFKHYFHSYFKPFKAFLPINILEQLSTTLPLGLRLFGNIYAGEVMLAILAGTMVSGFLPALLAALPMLIWQAFCLFIGAIQAYIFVTLTMVYIAHRLT; translated from the coding sequence GTGCCAAAAGGCCTTCAGAACTTCATGGAATGGACCATTGAATTTGTCCAGGGAATCATGAGTAATTCGATTGGTGCATCAAAAAATCTTTTTATCTTATCCACAGGCGTTTCGCTGCTTCTCTTTTTAATTATATCCAACAGCATGGGAATCCCATTTTCAATTGTAACAGGTGAAGAACAGCAGGTTGTATGGTGGAAATCACCCACAGCCGATGCCCACGTAACAATGACGTTAGCCATCATGATCATGGCCTACACGCACTTCATTGATATCCGCATGCATGGATTCAAACATTACTTCCACAGCTATTTCAAACCATTCAAAGCATTCCTTCCCATTAATATCCTTGAACAATTAAGTACAACGCTCCCCCTGGGCCTTCGACTGTTTGGGAACATATATGCAGGCGAGGTAATGCTTGCTATTCTTGCCGGAACAATGGTAAGCGGTTTCTTACCAGCGCTGCTCGCCGCACTTCCAATGTTGATTTGGCAGGCATTTTGCCTATTTATCGGTGCTATCCAGGCTTATATTTTTGTGACTCTGACTATGGTTTATATAGCTCATCGACTCACATAA
- a CDS encoding F0F1 ATP synthase subunit B family protein gives MGDIELFGIQISLGTMIYQAIIFTILVFLIKKFVMKKLLNVMEDRQTYIENQLLLAEKYKTEAEQKLAEQQQLVQHAKVEARLIRASSEKEAMELFERSKQEAVEIIKDARNDASKQAAAQNCHKGA, from the coding sequence ATGGGAGACATCGAATTGTTTGGCATACAAATATCACTTGGAACAATGATTTATCAAGCTATCATTTTTACTATATTAGTATTTCTTATCAAAAAATTTGTAATGAAGAAACTTTTAAATGTTATGGAAGATAGGCAAACGTATATTGAAAACCAATTGCTGCTCGCAGAAAAATATAAAACTGAAGCCGAACAAAAACTTGCCGAACAGCAGCAATTAGTCCAGCATGCCAAAGTAGAGGCAAGGCTTATCAGAGCCAGCAGTGAAAAGGAAGCCATGGAGCTTTTCGAGCGATCTAAGCAAGAGGCCGTAGAAATCATCAAAGATGCGAGGAATGACGCCAGTAAACAGGCCGCTGCCCAGAATTGCCATAAGGGGGCATAA
- a CDS encoding AtpZ/AtpI family protein, producing the protein MKKTFSANFGRVTEDIELGLEEKMIYVHYKKGPYEKSACILKNENKPLEEYLNSFLDENNVSDDLKTKVIEYLKNAKDINSQHWNDFSNSLMKALSLHMVFAFTIGISVFLGYKGGNLLDSLLPLYPLFTLLGLAAGILFGGYSAYALAIKYFKPAADKINKHKQKKILAEAESAKKWPEIDVYLEEVRNAIRKFSDSLPKGVYRTILVNDDNSIDFSQLAHILGGIPSKKFYMSKETYDIFEESDKAIPVEMDKVQRAVDLYVKEKHEYPMLQFDPSRRVNYYQLLQEHYLKERPEIQFYFTDVDGLVSHIKPPQKKRG; encoded by the coding sequence ATGAAAAAGACCTTTTCTGCCAATTTCGGAAGAGTTACAGAAGATATTGAGCTTGGCCTTGAAGAAAAGATGATTTATGTTCATTACAAAAAGGGCCCTTATGAAAAATCAGCCTGTATTTTAAAAAATGAGAATAAACCCTTGGAAGAATATCTAAATTCCTTTTTAGATGAAAATAACGTATCGGATGATTTAAAGACCAAGGTTATTGAGTATTTAAAAAATGCAAAAGACATTAACAGCCAGCATTGGAATGATTTTTCTAATTCTTTAATGAAAGCGCTATCCCTCCATATGGTATTTGCCTTTACAATCGGCATATCTGTGTTTCTTGGCTATAAGGGCGGCAATTTGCTTGATAGCTTGCTGCCGTTGTATCCATTATTTACACTTCTTGGTTTAGCTGCTGGTATATTGTTTGGGGGATACTCAGCTTATGCTTTGGCAATAAAATACTTTAAACCGGCCGCAGATAAGATTAACAAGCATAAACAGAAAAAGATTTTAGCAGAAGCAGAATCCGCAAAGAAGTGGCCAGAGATAGATGTATACCTGGAAGAAGTTAGAAACGCTATCAGGAAATTCTCCGACAGCCTGCCAAAAGGGGTTTACCGGACTATACTCGTCAATGATGATAACAGCATTGATTTTAGCCAGCTTGCTCATATTCTAGGGGGAATTCCGTCCAAGAAATTCTATATGTCAAAGGAGACGTATGATATTTTTGAGGAAAGCGACAAGGCAATCCCGGTCGAGATGGATAAAGTACAGAGAGCAGTGGATTTGTATGTAAAGGAAAAGCACGAATATCCGATGCTCCAATTCGACCCAAGCAGACGTGTAAACTATTACCAGCTTTTACAGGAACATTACTTAAAAGAGCGTCCCGAAATACAGTTTTATTTTACCGATGTTGACGGTCTTGTATCTCATATAAAACCGCCACAAAAAAAACGCGGATAG
- a CDS encoding STAS domain-containing protein, which produces MEANTQEGQTQINVGGLDFEWNLKKGQFIFEKEDAVLFWISSAMKTFFDTIEEVSGEEAAALVLEATGFRQGLVVSEYFTYRNVSVKEASSLIPNTYASAGWGTAIIKDLDIDAKTLRIELKDSWEYKINKAQEKSAGGKYLPAHYAGIFTGLLGTNIWYRVVSDQLTGDECTIVEYFPSNITVSTNIHELARRRESEKIRELESLVDEKTKDLQELVKELSSPIIPVLEGIVVVPLIGKYDESRSETLLVKTLFNLPKYEANYLVLDLTGLDHDVEDYGIDFIQKLGSAASLVGIETILVGISAELGAVVTQSQINLSKFQCFQTLQHGIYYALSQSGRKIL; this is translated from the coding sequence ATGGAAGCAAACACGCAGGAAGGACAAACGCAAATAAATGTTGGCGGTTTGGATTTCGAATGGAATCTTAAAAAAGGCCAATTTATATTTGAAAAAGAAGATGCTGTATTATTTTGGATCAGCTCCGCCATGAAAACATTCTTCGACACCATTGAGGAAGTTTCCGGCGAGGAGGCTGCCGCATTGGTTCTGGAAGCAACCGGATTTCGCCAAGGTCTTGTCGTCAGCGAATATTTTACATACCGGAATGTTTCTGTAAAAGAAGCTTCCAGCCTGATACCCAATACATACGCTTCTGCGGGATGGGGCACAGCCATCATTAAAGATTTGGATATTGATGCAAAAACGTTAAGGATTGAGCTAAAGGATAGCTGGGAGTATAAAATAAATAAGGCACAGGAGAAAAGTGCCGGCGGAAAATACCTGCCAGCGCATTATGCCGGCATTTTTACCGGGCTCCTAGGCACAAATATTTGGTACCGGGTTGTGAGTGACCAGCTTACTGGGGATGAATGTACGATTGTTGAATACTTTCCTTCCAACATTACTGTTTCAACCAATATTCATGAATTAGCAAGACGGAGGGAGTCCGAGAAAATCCGGGAGCTAGAGAGCCTGGTAGATGAGAAGACAAAAGATCTGCAGGAATTGGTTAAGGAACTCTCATCGCCTATTATTCCAGTTTTAGAAGGTATAGTTGTGGTTCCGTTAATTGGTAAATACGATGAAAGCCGCTCTGAAACCCTCCTTGTAAAGACTTTGTTCAATCTTCCTAAATATGAGGCTAATTACCTCGTATTGGATCTGACGGGACTAGATCATGATGTCGAGGATTACGGTATCGATTTTATCCAAAAGCTCGGATCCGCTGCTTCACTTGTTGGAATTGAGACAATCCTTGTCGGGATTTCTGCTGAATTAGGAGCAGTTGTAACCCAATCACAAATCAATTTATCAAAATTTCAGTGCTTTCAAACATTACAGCACGGGATTTATTATGCACTGTCGCAAAGCGGCAGAAAAATACTTTAA
- the modA gene encoding molybdate ABC transporter substrate-binding protein: protein MKSRLLISVLWLLMLILLVSCSKDEREESKEALLISSAVSMKGALEEIKSVYEKENQKVTIQFNYGSSGALATQISQGAPVDVYISAATEPFEKLVQAGKIDRDFHSTIAGNKLVLIQNKNSGTRISRFEELERTDLEKIAIGTPETVPAGKYAREVLENLDLWERLKGKLVLTKDVGQVASYVETGNVDAGIVYKTDVLGTDKIVIREEAAESLHSPIVYPAGVLEDSENKQQAEQFYKFLSGKKASAILEEHGFLILK from the coding sequence ATGAAATCCCGCTTGTTAATATCAGTACTTTGGTTGCTGATGCTAATTTTGCTTGTTTCATGTTCAAAGGACGAAAGGGAAGAAAGCAAGGAGGCATTGCTTATTTCTTCAGCAGTCAGCATGAAAGGAGCGCTAGAAGAGATAAAGTCCGTCTATGAAAAAGAGAATCAGAAAGTGACAATTCAATTCAACTATGGTTCATCAGGTGCTCTTGCAACACAAATTTCCCAGGGTGCACCTGTGGACGTATATATTTCTGCAGCGACTGAACCGTTTGAAAAACTTGTACAAGCCGGAAAGATTGATCGTGATTTTCACAGTACTATCGCCGGGAATAAGTTAGTTCTGATTCAAAATAAGAATAGTGGGACTAGAATTAGCAGGTTTGAAGAACTGGAACGGACCGATTTAGAAAAAATCGCGATAGGTACTCCAGAAACTGTTCCCGCTGGAAAATATGCGAGGGAAGTACTCGAAAACCTGGATCTTTGGGAAAGACTAAAAGGGAAGCTCGTCCTTACAAAGGATGTCGGCCAGGTGGCGTCGTATGTGGAAACGGGAAATGTCGATGCAGGCATTGTGTATAAAACGGACGTGCTAGGTACGGATAAAATTGTGATAAGGGAAGAAGCAGCAGAGAGTCTTCACTCACCAATCGTTTATCCTGCCGGTGTACTTGAAGACAGTGAAAATAAACAGCAGGCAGAACAGTTTTATAAGTTTCTTTCCGGAAAAAAGGCAAGTGCCATCCTTGAGGAACATGGTTTTCTTATACTGAAGTGA
- a CDS encoding YitT family protein, which produces MLWLKKGVAIIIGSILVAVGINLFLIPHKVLDGGVIGLGLIVNYLWGIEPGKSIIFLSIPVFVIAWFKYRAYFHNSLHGLLISSLFIDFFNFLEVDGITVDPAWCSILGGVLVGLGIGIMLKYKTSTGGTDLIAQFISDLTGFNVGVLIFSIDIIVISIGGFLFAKETFLLSALAVLSVGLATSFVTWGKQA; this is translated from the coding sequence ATGTTATGGCTTAAAAAAGGTGTTGCGATTATAATTGGCAGCATCCTGGTAGCAGTTGGCATCAACTTGTTTCTGATTCCCCATAAGGTACTCGATGGAGGAGTCATAGGACTTGGGCTGATTGTAAACTATCTTTGGGGAATTGAACCTGGCAAATCAATTATCTTTTTAAGTATCCCTGTCTTCGTTATAGCCTGGTTTAAGTATCGGGCATATTTCCACAACAGTCTCCATGGATTACTAATATCTTCGTTATTCATAGACTTTTTCAATTTCCTTGAGGTAGATGGGATAACTGTAGATCCAGCCTGGTGCTCGATTTTAGGAGGAGTTCTCGTCGGCCTTGGAATTGGAATTATGCTCAAGTATAAAACAAGCACTGGCGGGACGGATTTGATTGCTCAATTCATTTCAGACCTGACAGGCTTTAATGTAGGTGTGCTAATTTTTTCAATCGATATTATTGTCATTTCAATAGGAGGGTTCCTTTTTGCAAAAGAAACCTTCCTGCTTTCGGCATTAGCAGTTCTTTCAGTTGGATTGGCCACAAGTTTCGTTACGTGGGGAAAACAAGCTTAG
- a CDS encoding alpha/beta hydrolase, whose protein sequence is MKHIFKQGPDSDAPVLLLLHGTGGNEQDLLPLAEMVDPNASVLSVRGNVLENGMPRFFRRLAEGVFDEEDLVHRTKELNDFLDETAKKYQFDRDNIIALGYSNGANIAGSLLFHYGKTLKGAILHHPMVPRRGIELPDLSGTPVFIGAGTNDPICPAQESEELKQLLEGAGANVQIHWEQYGHQLTRSELEQASQWYKNSFPVAE, encoded by the coding sequence ATGAAACATATTTTTAAACAAGGCCCAGACTCAGATGCTCCTGTCCTGCTATTACTTCACGGTACTGGTGGAAATGAACAGGATTTATTGCCTCTGGCTGAAATGGTAGACCCGAACGCTTCTGTACTAAGCGTTCGCGGCAATGTGCTGGAAAATGGTATGCCTCGCTTTTTCCGCCGCTTGGCAGAAGGTGTTTTTGATGAAGAAGATTTAGTCCACCGTACGAAGGAATTGAATGATTTTCTTGATGAAACAGCAAAGAAATATCAGTTTGACAGAGATAATATTATCGCTTTGGGATATTCAAATGGTGCCAATATTGCCGGCAGTCTGCTATTTCATTATGGAAAGACGTTGAAGGGTGCAATTCTTCATCACCCAATGGTTCCCAGAAGAGGCATCGAACTACCAGACTTGTCAGGAACTCCGGTATTTATTGGTGCAGGGACGAATGATCCAATCTGTCCTGCACAAGAATCGGAAGAATTGAAGCAATTGCTCGAGGGTGCCGGAGCCAATGTGCAGATTCATTGGGAACAATACGGCCACCAATTGACCAGGAGTGAACTGGAACAGGCCAGTCAGTGGTACAAAAATAGTTTCCCAGTCGCCGAATAA
- a CDS encoding cation diffusion facilitator family transporter, translating into MGHHHSHDHGHGHHHHHHSDNKKALLLSFVLIATFMVIEVIGGILTNSLALLSDAGHMLSDAAALGLSFFAIKLGERSATQAKTYGYKRFEIIAAALNGLTLIAISIFIFIEAFERFSNPPEVQSMGMLIISTLGLLINIAAAFILMKGDKDENLNVRSAFLHVLGDMLGSAGAIVAALLMMFFGWGIADPIASVIVAVLIIISGWRVTKDSFHILMEGAPEQIDFESLRNALMQIPCVKDVHDLHIWSVTSGMPMLSCHVAISVEGVHDSVLRQAQSMLHDKFGIEHSTIQVEKADNGCANPHEVCN; encoded by the coding sequence ATGGGACATCACCATTCACATGATCACGGACATGGACATCACCACCATCACCATTCAGATAATAAGAAGGCACTTCTATTGTCATTCGTTCTGATTGCAACCTTCATGGTTATAGAGGTAATCGGTGGCATTTTAACAAACAGCCTGGCTCTTTTGTCTGATGCCGGGCATATGCTCAGCGACGCTGCCGCACTTGGGCTAAGCTTCTTTGCAATTAAGCTTGGGGAGAGGAGCGCAACTCAGGCAAAAACTTACGGATATAAAAGATTTGAAATTATTGCTGCAGCACTCAACGGCCTTACATTAATTGCTATTTCAATTTTTATTTTCATTGAAGCCTTTGAAAGGTTTTCAAATCCTCCTGAAGTTCAAAGCATGGGGATGCTGATTATTTCAACTCTTGGACTCCTAATCAATATAGCTGCCGCCTTTATTCTGATGAAGGGTGACAAGGACGAAAATCTGAACGTTCGAAGTGCTTTCCTCCATGTATTGGGGGATATGCTTGGCTCTGCGGGAGCGATTGTAGCTGCTTTATTGATGATGTTCTTTGGCTGGGGCATCGCAGACCCAATTGCAAGTGTGATTGTCGCAGTGTTGATTATCATCTCTGGCTGGAGGGTGACAAAGGACTCTTTCCATATCCTTATGGAAGGGGCACCTGAACAGATTGATTTTGAATCGCTTCGAAATGCATTGATGCAAATTCCTTGTGTGAAGGATGTCCACGACTTGCATATATGGTCGGTTACCTCAGGGATGCCGATGCTAAGCTGCCATGTCGCGATTTCAGTAGAAGGTGTGCATGATAGTGTGCTCCGGCAAGCACAATCCATGCTTCATGACAAATTCGGAATTGAACATAGCACCATCCAGGTTGAAAAGGCCGATAATGGCTGTGCCAATCCACACGAAGTTTGTAATTAA
- a CDS encoding class I SAM-dependent methyltransferase — MNNKWNAFIYKLWAPFYDQLFDKGPFLRARKEIFGSLSFRQGDKVLLVGVGTGADLVHMPDNLDINAIDYSNEMLEKAKSKLPGSGIQFFQMDAQDLKFQNETFDWVIGSLILTVVPDGGKALAEMVRVSKRGGLIVIFDKFKPSGRSLSLLKKMARPIIRLLGTDIGVSFEGLAEWVRRDIIIKKNEDILFNGMYKFILLEKERDESK; from the coding sequence ATGAATAATAAATGGAATGCATTCATTTATAAACTTTGGGCACCGTTTTATGACCAATTATTTGATAAAGGTCCTTTTCTCAGGGCGCGAAAGGAAATTTTTGGTTCGCTTTCCTTTCGACAAGGCGATAAAGTTCTGTTGGTCGGAGTCGGTACAGGCGCGGATTTAGTACACATGCCGGACAATCTTGATATAAACGCAATTGATTATTCAAACGAAATGCTTGAAAAAGCAAAAAGTAAGCTTCCGGGCTCTGGCATTCAATTTTTTCAGATGGATGCCCAGGACTTGAAATTTCAGAATGAAACGTTTGATTGGGTAATTGGAAGCTTAATTTTAACCGTCGTACCTGACGGGGGAAAAGCACTTGCCGAAATGGTAAGGGTCTCAAAAAGAGGCGGCCTAATCGTTATTTTTGACAAGTTCAAACCAAGTGGACGGAGCCTTAGTCTGCTGAAGAAAATGGCAAGACCGATTATCCGCCTGTTAGGAACGGATATAGGCGTTTCCTTTGAGGGATTGGCCGAATGGGTTCGGCGGGATATTATTATTAAGAAAAATGAAGACATCCTCTTTAATGGAATGTATAAATTTATCCTGTTAGAAAAGGAACGGGATGAATCAAAATAA